A section of the Streptomyces sp. V3I8 genome encodes:
- a CDS encoding (2Fe-2S)-binding protein encodes MGSRKDSAGADDGSGRHHSEVAFRVNGAPHTLTVDNRSVLLDVLREQLDLTGAKKGCDHGQCGACTVLVDGRRVNSCLLPAVAQDGRDITTVEGLADGDGLHPLQRAFLERDAFQCGYCTPGQICSAIGAVAEAEAGHPSHVTDPEAPSGRPVPLGPDEIRERLSGNLCRCGAYPNIVRAVEDVIR; translated from the coding sequence ATGGGCAGCCGAAAAGACAGCGCGGGCGCGGACGACGGGTCCGGTCGCCACCACTCCGAGGTCGCGTTCCGGGTGAACGGCGCACCGCACACGCTCACCGTCGACAACCGCTCCGTCCTGCTGGACGTGCTGCGCGAACAGCTCGACCTCACCGGCGCCAAGAAGGGCTGCGACCACGGCCAGTGCGGCGCCTGCACGGTCCTCGTGGACGGCCGCCGCGTCAACAGCTGTCTGCTCCCGGCGGTGGCCCAGGACGGCCGGGACATCACGACGGTGGAGGGACTCGCCGACGGCGACGGCCTGCACCCGCTGCAGCGGGCCTTCCTGGAACGTGACGCCTTCCAGTGCGGCTACTGCACGCCGGGGCAGATCTGCAGCGCGATCGGCGCGGTGGCCGAGGCGGAGGCCGGCCACCCCTCGCACGTGACCGATCCCGAGGCCCCGTCCGGGCGCCCCGTCCCGCTCGGCCCGGACGAGATCCGCGAACGGCTCAGCGGCAACCTCTGCCGCTGCGGCGCCTATCCGAACATCGTGCGGGCCGTCGAGGACGTGATCCGGTGA
- a CDS encoding DUF6003 family protein yields MTDDAYLFLLDDAAVRLGVPPAAVGDLACMETPAVRAWLDAQGTAPTAPELRLLPPEETGAVPEGAERLPVPLSDEELSRLRQRSGPEALARIEKELLYYRDCADGRDGLIGRALAAGVPPHRVAELTGEDPATVTAAAGV; encoded by the coding sequence ATGACCGACGACGCCTACCTGTTCCTGCTCGACGACGCCGCCGTGCGGCTCGGTGTGCCCCCGGCCGCCGTCGGTGACCTCGCCTGTATGGAGACTCCCGCGGTACGGGCGTGGCTGGACGCGCAGGGGACCGCACCGACCGCCCCCGAACTGCGGCTGCTGCCCCCGGAGGAGACCGGAGCCGTCCCCGAGGGCGCGGAGCGGCTGCCGGTGCCGCTGAGCGACGAGGAGCTGAGCCGCCTGCGGCAGCGGTCCGGGCCGGAGGCGCTCGCCCGGATCGAGAAGGAACTGCTGTACTACCGCGACTGCGCCGACGGCCGGGACGGCCTGATCGGCCGGGCACTGGCCGCGGGCGTACCGCCCCACCGCGTCGCGGAACTGACGGGGGAGGACCCGGCGACGGTGACGGCCGCGGCGGGCGTCTGA